The Saliniramus fredricksonii genome segment CCTGCATGCCCGGCCGACGCCGGTTGCGGCCAAGCTTCTGGCGCAGCGCCACAATCTTCCCCCGCGTCATCTCGAAACCGTGCTGCAGGCGTTGGTGCGACAGGGCATTCTCAAGGGCGTGCGCGGTCCGCGCGGCGGCTACGAACTCGCCCGCGAACGCCGCAAGATCACCGCCGGCGACGTGGTGCGTGCAGCGATGACCGCGACCGGCGAGGACGGATTGCCACCGCTTCCCGAATCCAAGCTCGTTGATGATGTGGTCGGTCCTGCGGTGAAGGAGGCAGGCGAGAGCTTCCTCGGCGCGCTCGATGCCTATACGATCGAGGATCTCTGCCAGCAGGCCGAGCAGAAAGCCGTATTCGGTGGCCCTCCCCCGGCACTCGATTTCGCGATCTGAACCATTCTCCCCGAGATTCCGGAGGCGTCATGAGCGACGAGACAAGGGCACGCGGTTTCGGTCGGGGCCGCATCTACGATTCGATCACGCAGACCATCGCGGATACGCCTCTGGTGCGGCTCGCGCGCATGCCGGCTGCACACGGAGTCGATGCCGAGATCCTTCTGAAGCTCGAATTCTTCAACCCGATCGCGAGCGTCAAGGACCGTATCGGCGTTGCCATGATCGATTCCCTCGAGGCGCAGGGGCTGGTGCGCCCCGGCGGGGTGCTGATCGAGCCGACATCGGGCAATACCGGCATCGCGCTCGCCTTCGTGGCGGCGGCGCGCGGCTATCGCCTGATCCTCGTCATGCCCGAGACGATGTCGATGGAGCGGCGCAAGATGCTCAGCTTTCTGGGTGCTGAACTTGAGCTCACGCCTGGCCCGCTGGGCATGCGCGGCGCCTTGAACCGGGCCCGCGAACTGTGCGATACGATCCCTGGCGCGGTAATCCCGCAGCAATTCGCCAATCCGGCCAATCCGCAGATCCATCGCGAAACCACGGCAGAGGAAATCTGGGCTGATACGGGCGGCAATGTCGATATCATCGTCTCGGCGATCGGTACCGGCGGCACCATTACCGGCGTCGCAAGCGTGCTGAAGGCGCGCAATCCCGATCTCCAGGTGATCGCGGTCGAGCCCGAGGATTCGCCGGTGCTCTCGGGCGGCCAGCCCGGTCCACACAAGATTCAGGGGATCGGCGCCGGCTTCGTGCCCGAGATTCTCGACCGCGACCTGATCGACGAAGTCATCACCGTGGGCAACCAGACCGCCTTCGATTTTTCCCGGGCGCTCGCACGCAATGAAGGCATTCCCGGCGGGATATCCACGGGCGCCAATCTCGCGGCGGCCCTGGAAGTGGGGGCGCGTCCGGAGAATCGCGGCAAGCGCATCGTCACCTTCGCCTGCTCCTTCGCCGAGCGCTATATTTCGAGTGCCCTGTTCGAGGGGCTGTGAGGTTTTTCTGCGGGGCCGATTACCCCTCGTTGACGAGCTGTTGGATCGTGACCGGCTCCTTTTCGATCATGCGGATCAGGTGCCGGTTGCCGCGGTCGGGGACCTTGCCGATCTCCCAGCCCTGAATGGTCTTCGTTTCGAGATTATAGGTCCGCGCGAATTCTTCCTGCGACATGCCGAGGCGTGCGCGCAGAGCCTTCAGCCGTGCAGAGAAGTGTGCCTTCAGATCCCGGTCGGCGGCGCTGCGGAAGGCGACGCTGATCCCGGCGGACCGGAGTTCATCGGAAAGCGCCGTTGCATCGTCCACCTGCGAAAGCGTGATGATCGCAGCACCGTCGCACAAGGCCCGCTCGATCGCACGCTTGGCCTTGAGCTTCGTGGTGCCGCGCGCGACCATGGCCAGGGTCGCGGCGATCACGTCGGGCGCGACGTGATCGGGTTTCAGGACGATCTCTTCCCGGGAACCTGAATTCACGCGGGGTATGGCCCGGACGCGCCCCTGTCGTGCGAGACGCTCCGCGAATGACGATTTCGACATAACCCGTATCCCCCAGAAGCCTTTTCGCCATCATGCGCATGCTGCCCCGCGTCAGGACGCCCGCATCCGGCGGGGAGATCGAGATATGCGCACACTCCACCAAGAGCCCGCCATCCACGTCTTCGACCTCACCCATGATCATGATCGTCGCGCCCGGAACGGTGATCCTGATGGTCGCAACCTCACGCTCCGACCCATCATCAAGCAGGACATAATCGATTTGGTCTACCTTCAAATGCATACTCCAACAGCGTATAAATTTCAGGTGAGTGGATATTTCTGGTTTTTCGGAAATCGTGTTTTAATTACCCGGCAACCAGAGCGGTTGTGGCTCATCCGCCCCTCCGCCCCTCTGCCCTGTGGCAGGCCGGATCGCGGGGTGGTAAGGATAAACCCTGCGATCCAACCGCGAATCATGATGTGATCCCGACAGCTTCATCCGATCCCGAACACAAAACGATGCCGGCCGCCGACCCGGCGGATCTGCTCGTCTGGTATGACCGCCATCGCCGCCGGCTGCCCTGGCGCGCCATGCCGGGGGAGCGAGCCGATCCCTATCGCGTCTGGCTGTCGGAAATCATGCTGCAACAGACCACCGTGCAGGCGGTCAAACCGTATTTCGAGCGCTTTCTCACCCGGTTTCCGGATGTGGAGAGCCTCGCGGTGGCGCCGCAGGATGCGGTGATGCAGGCCTGGGCCGGGCTCGGTTATTATTCGCGGGCGCGCAACCTGCATGCCTGCGCGCAGGTCGTCGCGCGCGATCATGGCGGGCGCTTTCCCGCCGACGAGACGGCCCTGCGCGCGCTTCCGGGAATCGGGGCCTATACGGCGGCGGCGATCGCGGCGATCGCCTTCGGCATTCCCGCCGCCGCCGTCGACGGCAATGTCGAGCGGGTGGTCAGCCGGCTGATCGCGCTGGAGGAGCCGTTACCGGCGGCGAAGCCGCATATCCGCGAAGTGACGCAGGCGATGGTGCCGCAGGCGCGATCCGGTGATTTCGCCCAGGCGATGATGGATCTCGGCGCCACGATCTGCACGCCCAGGCGCCCTGCCTGCGCGCTCTGTCCCTGGATGGTGGCCTGTGTCGCGCGCCGGGAGGGCTTGCAGGAGAGTTTTCCGCGCAAGGCAAAGAAGGCCCCACGCCAGATCCGCTACGGCGCAGCTTTCGTGGCCGAGCGCGCCGATGGCGCCATCCTGCTGCGCACGCGCCCGTCGAGTGGACTGCTCGGCGGGATGGCGGAGGTGCCGGGCAGCGACTGGCGCGCGGATTATCCGCTGAGCCAGGCCATCCTCGACGCGCCCTGTGAGGCACGCTGGCGGCGGATGCCGGGGATCGTACGCCATGTCTTCACTCATTTTCCGCTGGAACTGACCGTATTCCACGCCCGGCTCGACAGGCAGGCCGGGGCGCCCGAGGGCATGCGTTTCACCGGTGCCGACGAACTCGCCGACGAGGCGCTGCCCAGCGTCATGCGCAAGGTCCTCGCGCATGCCCTGCCGCAATTCGGCGCGCCGGCAGACAAGGGGGGCGGAAAGAGAGAACCGGCGTCACGGAAACGGTCCGGAAAAAAAGACGCCGTGGAGAAGTAACGGCTTCCCCTTGGCCATGCGACAATCAGCCCTATCTGTTTGCTGGCTCATGATACCGACACAATGCCGAGCCAGATCGAATTCATGCCGTCATCGCTTTTTGCCTCCTCTTCGCGCCCCGGTGCCCTGTTCCGGCTGATGCTGATCTGGCTCGGCCTGAGCCTGTTCATCGGCCTGCCGCCATTTGCCGATGCGCTGTTCGGGCGATTTCACTGGGGCTTTGCGCTCGAAGTCGGCTTCGCCTTCGCGGTGATCGCGCTGGTGCAGGCGCGGCGCGAAAGCGTGCCGGGCTGGCTGATCCACGTCTTTGCCGCAATCGGGACATTCCTGCTCGCCCTGCGCCTTGCCGATCTCACCGCGCAATCGGTGGTCAATCGCTCTTTGAACATGTTCCTCGACGTCTCGTTGCTGCCCGCCCTGTGGGACGTGGCGCAGACGCTGATCGGATGGCCCTTCGCCGTCGGCGCCGTGGCGGGGATCGTCGTTCTGCTCGTCGCCTTCTACGTGCTGTGCGTCCTGGCTCTGCGCCGCGCATCCGGCTGCCTTGCCACGTCTCAGGCGCGGCGTGGCTTTGCGATGATCTGCGTGGCGGGGATCGCGGTCTTCGCCGCCCAGCGCACGGTCTTCGCGGAAGTACCCGGCTGGCGTCCCTTCGGTGCCTCGGCGAGTCTCGTTTTCCGTCAGCAGAGTGAGCGGCTGGCCGATACGATCGTGCGGCGCGCGCTGTTTCGCGCGGATCTCGCAACGGATGCGGCGGATGAGATCGCGCCCGAGCGCCTGCTCGCGCGGCTCGGTGATCGCGATGTCATCATCGTCTATATCGAGAGCTACGGCGTCACCGCCCTGGACGAGCCGCAATATGCCGATGTCATCCTGCCACGGCTCGAATCCATGCAGGAAGCAGCCGAGGATGCCGGCTTCGCAATGAAGAGCGGGCGCATGGTCGGGGTCAGTGCCGGTGGTCAGTCCTGGCTCAATCATGCCTCCTTCACTGCGGGGCGCTTCATCGACGATCAGACGCTTTATGCCCTGTTTCTCGCCGAGCGTCCGCGCACGCTGATCCATGATTTCGAAATGACCGGACGGCGCACGGTGCAGATCAAACCGGCCATCACGCTGCCCTGGCCGGAAGGCGAGCGGCTGGGTTATCAGGCGACCTGGGAAGCGGCGGAAATGGGTTATCACGGCCCGAATTTCTACTGGGGGATCGTGCCCGACCAATTCGCCCTCGATTTCTTCGCCCGCACCGAGCTCGAAATCGCCGATCGCCCGCCGGTTTTTGCCAGCGTTGCACTGATCTCGAGCCATGCGCCGTGGCTGCCGGTGCCGGAAGTCGTCAGCTGGGATGAACTGGGTGACGGCGCGGTGTATGAGCGCTGGACGCGCGACGCGCCCGAGGCACGGGAGGTGTGGCGCGATCAGGATTCGATTCGCACGCAATATGCCTTGTCGGTGGGGCATTCCATCGATGCCGTGGCGCGATTCCTGCGTGACCGCATCGATCGCGACGCGCTCGTCGTCGTGCTCGGCGATCACCAGCCCGCGCCGCTGATCACCGGGCCGGATGCGTCGCGCGCCGTGCCGGTGCATGTCTTCTCCGGAGACGAGAGCGTGCTCGCGCCCTTTGCCGATCTCGGCTTCGTTTCCGGAATCCTGCCCGAGGCGGAGGCGGCGGGCGGTGATGCGGCGCTTCCCCGCATGGAGGATTTCCGGCCCTTCCTGCTGGAGGCGTTCAGCCGCGAGCCGGAGCCTTCGAGTTGAGCGCCCGGGGTTAACCATATCGCGCAAAGCTTTGATCAAACGCGCAATTTCGCCGTGTGCGTACGTCGCGTTAAGGATTCGTCAGGGATAGTGCGTTTGATGAACCGTGCCAGTTCAACGGATGCCGCCGATGCCCGAACGCCTGATCCCGCCCCCCCGTTTCCTGCCGCTTTTCGCCGTCATCGCTCTGATTGCGAGCCTTGCGGCGTGTTCGGTCTTCCCCGATCGCTATCCGCTGAAGGGCGACAATGATCCCCATAACGGCGTCGCGCGGGTGCATCGCATGCCGATCCACGGCATCGACGTGTCGCACTGGCAGGGGGATATCGACTGGCATCAGGCGCGCCGCGCCGGAACGCGCTTCGCCTTCATCAAGGCGACCGAAGGGGGTTTGCATCTCGATCGCAAGTTCCACGAAAACTGGGAAGGCGCACGCCGAGCCGGCATTCCGCGCGGGGCGTATCACTTCGTCTTCTGGTGTCGCGATGCGGCCGAGCAGGCGGCCTGGTTCATCGAGAACGTGCCGCGCGCGCGCGATGCGCTGCCGCCGGTGCTCGACGTCGAATGGAACAACCATTCGCGCAAATGCTCCCGCCATGTCCCCCGGGACGAAGCCTTGCGCAAGATCCGCACCATGCTGTCCATGATGGAGGCCCATTACGGGCAGATGCCGATCATCTATACCGATATCAATTTCCATCGCGACGTTCTCGAGGGCGCGCATTTCGACAACCCCTTCTGGCTTCGCTCCGTCGCCGCCGAACCGCATGAACGCTATCGCAACCGCCGCTTTACCTTCTGGCAGTGGACGCAGACCGGAACCGTGCCGGGTATTCGCGGCGAGGTTGATCGCAACGTCTTCTACGGCAGTGAGGGGGAATGGTCGCAGTTCCTCTCCACGCAATGCGACCCGCGCGATCTCGACCGGTTGTATCAGCGCGGGGTCTGCCGCGTGAAGTGACGCGCGGTATGAATGGACCTCCGCCCCCTTCGTTCGGAGGGGGCGCGCTCCCGGAGCGCCCGCTATCAGTATGGCGTCATAATCCGGGAGAACCCATCCATGCGCAAAACCCTCTTTTTGATTTTTGCCTTGTTCTTCGGCGCAGCCGCGACGCTCGTCGCGCTGACCGGGTCAGTCCAGGCCCGCGGCCCGATCGAAGGCGCGAGCGCCCATCCGCTGGTTCCGCTGCCGCCCGGCGGCTATATAACCCGCGATGAATTCACCGATTTCGCCGAACTCACCTTCCCATCCGCGCCGCGCGAGGGGCGGGAGCAGACGGAATTTCTCGAAGTCGAGGGCGCGCATACGCGCAAGGAATATACGATCGAGGGGACGGATGTCGCGACTTTGCGGCTGTATCGCAGCTATCTCGACTATTTCGAGAATGAGGGCTTCGACATCGTCTTCAACGGCTTCGGTGACGAGCTCGGCAGTCGCAGCGGCTTTACCTTCATTCACACCACCTTCCTCGCTGCGACGCCTTCGACCCGGGCCGATACCGTCGCCTATATCCTGGCCCGGGATGCGAGCGCGGACACCGTCATCGCGCTGACTTTCTATGATCGCCAGAATGACCGGCGCATCATGGTCAATGCCGTCGATATCGCGCCGATGGATACGATCGACCTGTTCGCCTCTCCCGATACGTCGGACTCCGAAGCCGAACCGGCGCCGGCTCCCGTCGTGCAGCAGGCCGATGAACTGGAGGAGGGGCTCCTCGCCGATGGCCGTGTCGTGGTCGATGCCATCCTCTTCGCCTTCGACAGTGACGAGATCCTGCCCGAATCCGCCGAGGCACTCGCTGTGGTCGGCGGTCTGATGCGCGACCGCCCGGAGCTGAAACTGCTCGTGGTCGGCCATACGGATGGTGTCGGCAGCTTCGATTACAATCTGCGCCTGTCGCTCGATCGTGCCACTGCCGTGGTGAACTGGCTGCGCCGCGAACACGGGATCGCCCGCGAGCGCCTGCGCCCCGCCGGTGCAGGGCCGATGTCGCCGATCACGACGAACCGCACGGAGCAGGGCCGCACCCTCAATCGGCGCGTGGAACTCGTCGAGATGATCGACTGATCCGGACGGCGGTTCACGCGGATACGCGTTGCGCGGGCGCGCAGGCGAGGTTGCGGGATTTGTGCCCGGTCAACCCTCGACCGCGCCCGCGCAAGGGCGTATCCAAGGGAGCATAACCGATCGGATTTTCTCCCGTGTCCTCGCCGCAAGCCATCATCGACAATCGCCGCGGCATCATTGCGATGCTGTGCGCGAGCCTGTTCTTCATCACCAAC includes the following:
- the mutY gene encoding A/G-specific adenine glycosylase, with protein sequence MPAADPADLLVWYDRHRRRLPWRAMPGERADPYRVWLSEIMLQQTTVQAVKPYFERFLTRFPDVESLAVAPQDAVMQAWAGLGYYSRARNLHACAQVVARDHGGRFPADETALRALPGIGAYTAAAIAAIAFGIPAAAVDGNVERVVSRLIALEEPLPAAKPHIREVTQAMVPQARSGDFAQAMMDLGATICTPRRPACALCPWMVACVARREGLQESFPRKAKKAPRQIRYGAAFVAERADGAILLRTRPSSGLLGGMAEVPGSDWRADYPLSQAILDAPCEARWRRMPGIVRHVFTHFPLELTVFHARLDRQAGAPEGMRFTGADELADEALPSVMRKVLAHALPQFGAPADKGGGKREPASRKRSGKKDAVEK
- the cysK gene encoding cysteine synthase A yields the protein MSDETRARGFGRGRIYDSITQTIADTPLVRLARMPAAHGVDAEILLKLEFFNPIASVKDRIGVAMIDSLEAQGLVRPGGVLIEPTSGNTGIALAFVAAARGYRLILVMPETMSMERRKMLSFLGAELELTPGPLGMRGALNRARELCDTIPGAVIPQQFANPANPQIHRETTAEEIWADTGGNVDIIVSAIGTGGTITGVASVLKARNPDLQVIAVEPEDSPVLSGGQPGPHKIQGIGAGFVPEILDRDLIDEVITVGNQTAFDFSRALARNEGIPGGISTGANLAAALEVGARPENRGKRIVTFACSFAERYISSALFEGL
- a CDS encoding glycoside hydrolase family 25 protein, coding for MPERLIPPPRFLPLFAVIALIASLAACSVFPDRYPLKGDNDPHNGVARVHRMPIHGIDVSHWQGDIDWHQARRAGTRFAFIKATEGGLHLDRKFHENWEGARRAGIPRGAYHFVFWCRDAAEQAAWFIENVPRARDALPPVLDVEWNNHSRKCSRHVPRDEALRKIRTMLSMMEAHYGQMPIIYTDINFHRDVLEGAHFDNPFWLRSVAAEPHERYRNRRFTFWQWTQTGTVPGIRGEVDRNVFYGSEGEWSQFLSTQCDPRDLDRLYQRGVCRVK
- a CDS encoding RrF2 family transcriptional regulator yields the protein MILLSRRSLLAIAAVVDVALHARPTPVAAKLLAQRHNLPPRHLETVLQALVRQGILKGVRGPRGGYELARERRKITAGDVVRAAMTATGEDGLPPLPESKLVDDVVGPAVKEAGESFLGALDAYTIEDLCQQAEQKAVFGGPPPALDFAI
- a CDS encoding OmpA family protein, which translates into the protein MRKTLFLIFALFFGAAATLVALTGSVQARGPIEGASAHPLVPLPPGGYITRDEFTDFAELTFPSAPREGREQTEFLEVEGAHTRKEYTIEGTDVATLRLYRSYLDYFENEGFDIVFNGFGDELGSRSGFTFIHTTFLAATPSTRADTVAYILARDASADTVIALTFYDRQNDRRIMVNAVDIAPMDTIDLFASPDTSDSEAEPAPAPVVQQADELEEGLLADGRVVVDAILFAFDSDEILPESAEALAVVGGLMRDRPELKLLVVGHTDGVGSFDYNLRLSLDRATAVVNWLRREHGIARERLRPAGAGPMSPITTNRTEQGRTLNRRVELVEMID
- a CDS encoding helix-turn-helix domain-containing protein, which produces MSKSSFAERLARQGRVRAIPRVNSGSREEIVLKPDHVAPDVIAATLAMVARGTTKLKAKRAIERALCDGAAIITLSQVDDATALSDELRSAGISVAFRSAADRDLKAHFSARLKALRARLGMSQEEFARTYNLETKTIQGWEIGKVPDRGNRHLIRMIEKEPVTIQQLVNEG